The sequence ATGTGGAAGTGATTCTTATCCACTAAAGTAGGCTTTGAGGGATCTCCCCAACTCTCGGCATTAAAGTGCAGACAAAGTGCGAGCTCTGGCTTGAGTTTTTGATTAATGAGTTTACTGCGTGCTCTGATCTCGCTAATTCGGTAGAAAAACATCTGGCTTCGCCAGTCTGTGGAATAGATTCGTTTGGGATCAAAGCGGCTTCTAAACGTTTTTAGTGGATTGCTAATACCCCAACTAATAAGTTGCTGGCGAGCTTCGTTAACAAAATCAGCAGGCCTTTTAGAGGTCACAGGCTCGGTGCTTTGTCGCGTTAGTAAAACTGTTGCCCCCAATTGCTCAAGTTGTTCTTTGATTAATAGAGCAACTCTAAGGGTCATATCACCTTCTGTTACGGGAGTGTCTTTTCCTATTTGGAACCACCGCTCTTCCATTTTGGCCCAAGAGCCACCTAGATGCCCAGGGTCTATGGCTATGCGTCTCCCATTTAAGGGCAGCGGTTCAAGAGATGTTTGGATAGATGGTGCTGCCGTTTGCTTAGAGCTTTGAAGCCAGTACAATGCAGAGGAATTTAATGCGTTAGTTTTTGCCTGAGTGGCATAGTGTAGCTTGTAAGCATTATCCCACGATTTATCACCAGTAAGGATAAGCGCATGAGTTTCAAAGATACGTATGCTTTGGCTCCAAGCATTATGAGGAGCGTAGACCTCGTTTAAGAGCTTAAGAAATTTGCTTTTACTTATGCTGTATTGGAAAGGGTCCAGTCGTGACCAATCCGGTTTATCAGCTAATGGGCTGATTTTTGCTTGAAGCTTTAAGTTCTGAAAAATGGAAAGGATAAAGGAATAGAGAATTAATTTGATGATTATTTGATGTACTTTTTTATGGGATATCATAAGCTTAGTTGCATGGCGAACATGTGATATTTTTACAAATCAGTGAATTAAAACTAAAGTAATTCAATCTTAAGGCGAATCCTTTTCAGCATGAATGGAACGATACGAAACCTAGCGATAAAATTAAAGCAAGATTATGTCACAGGCGTTGACAATGGAGCGGATACGCAACCAATTTATTTTAAACAGGGTGAAGTGGTTGAATGTCTGATTTATGATCGCAGCGTTCTGCACACAAACATATTAACAGAATCGGGCTGGATTTATCAATTGCCTCATAGTGTCTATGAAGAACTGCGGGAAAATATCACAGAGAAAGAAACGAATGCTATCGATTACTTTCCAGAATTTGGCGTATACGTAAACTCTCGATAGATGATCTTATTTTAATAAATTTTTGAGAGCCAAGGATGAATCGCTCTAGATAGATTGGTGGAGCCATGGGGATTCGAACCCCAGACCCCCACAATGCCATTGTGGTGCTCTACCAACTGAGCTATGACCCCGGTTACGCTTACGATAACCTACAAGCCTGGAGCATGCTAAAAAGACGCTCGCTTATCAACTCTTTAATAATCGATACGTATAAGAGTTTGTCTTAGACAGAATCTTGCTTTTATGTGACATTCAACGCTTGCGCGTTGTAGGTGTCTGCGTATGATAGATTTAGATGAGTAGGTTGATTGCTTTATTGCTAGCTTCTTTCAGTGTTGGCTTAATGTCTTGCGATCCGCCCCAAGCAGGGGTGAGTTCAGAGGATGATCGAAATCCTTATTTTCGGCAAGCCGGCGCTTTTCTGGAAAATGACCTGCATCATGCAGCAATTAAAGAATATAAAAAAGCCTTGGATAAAGCTGGCGATAAAGTTGCGAGAGCGCATGTTGAGATAGGGCTCATCTATGCTGATAAATTAGGAGACTCTATAAGTGCCATTTACCACTTTCAACAGTTTCTTGATGTTCGACCGGAGGCACCTGAAGTAGATAGAGTGAAGAATTACATAGAAAAAGCAAAGATAGATCTGGTCTTAGGATTGCCAAGGCCACCGTCTGCTGATGAGGAAGTTATCTTATTAAGGGAAGAGAATAAGAGGTTACGTGCAGAACTAAAGAAGAGAGGTTGGCAATCAAAATTTGAGACCCAAGCTCTGGTTGCGAATGTCTCGTCCGATACCACTCAAGTAGCTGCCAATACTTTAGATGAAGCCACTACAGGTCAAAACATAGCAAGCGGTGAAACTGAACTGGGCTCCTCTGCATCACAAGTGTATATTATTAAAGCAGGAGATAGCTTGTGGAAGATTGCCGGAGAATTTTATCCTGAAGATATTCCTGCG comes from Verrucomicrobiota bacterium and encodes:
- a CDS encoding N-acetylmuramoyl-L-alanine amidase, with translation MISHKKVHQIIIKLILYSFILSIFQNLKLQAKISPLADKPDWSRLDPFQYSISKSKFLKLLNEVYAPHNAWSQSIRIFETHALILTGDKSWDNAYKLHYATQAKTNALNSSALYWLQSSKQTAAPSIQTSLEPLPLNGRRIAIDPGHLGGSWAKMEERWFQIGKDTPVTEGDMTLRVALLIKEQLEQLGATVLLTRQSTEPVTSKRPADFVNEARQQLISWGISNPLKTFRSRFDPKRIYSTDWRSQMFFYRISEIRARSKLINQKLKPELALCLHFNAESWGDPSKPTLVDKNHFHILINGTYMAGELEFEDSRFEMMYKILSQVYDNELKAAKVFRHHFVKETSLPPFIYHGKNATALDSKKYIWSRNLIANRLFNCPTLFLEPYVMNSRDTYAHINAGEYVGTRSILGRDRKNIYKEYADTVVKALIEYYRITP
- a CDS encoding LysM domain-containing protein — translated: MSRLIALLLASFSVGLMSCDPPQAGVSSEDDRNPYFRQAGAFLENDLHHAAIKEYKKALDKAGDKVARAHVEIGLIYADKLGDSISAIYHFQQFLDVRPEAPEVDRVKNYIEKAKIDLVLGLPRPPSADEEVILLREENKRLRAELKKRGWQSKFETQALVANVSSDTTQVAANTLDEATTGQNIASGETELGSSASQVYIIKAGDSLWKIAGEFYPEDIPAGVEKIKDANTTATSNVRNLKVGQELLIP